The segment GAGCGAGGAGGGCGCCGAGGGGGGCAGCGCGGTCACCACGCATTTTTGTAGCAAGGACAAGGTGATCAAGTCCACCGCGATCAGCAAGGATGCCTCTTCGCAGACGACGGATATCGAGTCGAAGGAATCCTCGTCGACGGTCGTTAGTAAGAGCAAAATTAGAAGGAAGGCTACCGGTCTCTATCACGCGGACGAGCAGAAGAAGAAACGGGTGAGTTGATTCTTTCTGTTGTGTTGTTACTTTTATTTACTGTTACACATCCATCCTGGCAACTGACCCATAAATCTAGATAGATGCTTGATGTCTCCTATATACGCATTAGAGAATGTTTAGAATACGGAATCCCTAGGCTTATCAACGTTCaaattacaaaaagaaagaaatatcaCATTACGATCGTTTCCATTCCATTCTAGCAAGAGAACCTATCGCCATCCACACCTACCGAGACCACCAGCATCGGGCCATCAGGGGATTCAGAGAAATCCGACTCCTCAACGAAAGACGACAGCCTGAAACGTAAATCGCGAACCGTGCACATCGACGTGTACTGCACCGGCTCCGACGACGACAACAACTCGGATTCGTCGACTGAGAACGAGCGCGACACCCCGTTGACGGTTTTCGAGAATCCGGACGTGAAGGTGATCCACACTCAAGCGCCAAGCAATGCTCTGCCAAGAGGATTCCAAGATGACAAAGCCTTCCTGAAACGTGCCACCGAACGAGGATGTGACAGCTTCAAGCACGCTCCGATCAGAATGCCTTCTCTAGCTAGCTCAAAGGGCTACGACAGCGACGACGTCCTCAGCTCCCTCTATCCCTCGCAATTCAGCTCCTACAGTGCCCTTCGGGACCTCGACTCGGCGCCTTTGTCCGCCGCGTCATCCAACGCTGGTATCCCATTCGACTATGACTCGACCATCGCCACCTCTTCCAAAGACACCTTCTCGGATATAGAGTCGTTGGTGAACAGCAAAACTGACTTGACCCCGTGCGACAGTTTCGAGTACGCGAGTTCCTCCGACCGCGAGCGGATACGGCGAATGGAGGAGATTTGGGCCAAGTCTGAGAAGGAGAGGAGGAACCAACGATGGCGCTCGCCGCAAATAGAACGCAAATActtgttacagaacagaaagatGAGGGAGTACCTAGAGAAGCACGAGGTGGGATGGTCGTCCGCCGATAGCGCCGAGGATTCCGACGAAAGCGGCACGGTGGGCTGGAGCTTCGTGTCCAGCGAGGAGAGCCAGCGGCTATTGAGAAAAACGTCCACCATTAGACGGGCGAGCAAAAGTACCACAGAGTACAGCGAGAAGGACGGGACAGATACGAGAGAGAATGAACCATTGCAGAAGAATTCGCAGGCGGATCGTTCTGATTCCATGACACGCAGCGATCATATTCCTCATCCGTACACTTTACGCGATCAAGTCGGGCCGTTTGGGTCGAACAGCCCATCCCCTCATCCCTCGAAAATGCCCTCGCGTGTCACTTCCCCCTTCATGACGCCTCAGGGCGAAAGAACAGATCATATTATAAAGGCCTCCATATTTGGCACGGTGGTGAGCGCGTTTCGAAAGCCGGGCCACCATATAGGACCTTCCAAGAATCCTTCGTGTTCCTGCGAACATTGCAGGCGATATTTCGAGGAATTGAATTCGCGGGACAGTTCTCGTTCCGTGAGCGAATTCGAGAGACGGACGGGCATTCGGCTGCAAAGTGAGAGGAACATTGTTCGCCCAGTCCCAAAGAATTACAAATGATGAGAACTCTTTCATCACTCATGTGTTTCCAAGGCTTTCCTTTTTAACTATATCATAGTATTCCTTATATTGAAAAGATTGCGAGGTTGTATTATGCAATACATAGTGCgtgtgtttaaattatatttattacagTATATAATATTCCATACTcgacactgttttttttttttttatttatgacgATTATTAATTTGCCAAAACATTCTGCTGAGTATCGAGCATTTATATAAGCTAACGAATACGTACTGTTATTTATGCTGTTCACGCTGTTAATAAATATTGATTATATTAGTAATGGCATTTCATTATGTAAGGCGCCCCGTTTCCACCTCTTCAAATACATGCCCGATGATGTGTTTCTCTATATTCTTTTCTAAATTAATTTAGGCACAGGCGAGTCTCGCTGAATCAAGTAGGAAACTGGACTTATTGAGATTATCCCTCGAACTTAGAAGGCAAGAATTACCACCCGACAGCGGAACGGCAGCTCAATTGAAGAGAGAGTTGGCTAGCGTGCAGTCGGCTAGCCCGGTCCCCGTCACTTACACGTCGTTGCAACCATTTCGTGGTCCTCTGGAGGGCAGAGCGACTGTGCCCGCTTCGGTATCAAGATGCGCAGCTGTTACTGGGCAGTTAGAGGTAAAAGAAACTTGCATGGAAACTTTGATGGATAAGTTTCTCAGACGTAGACCTGTAATTGATcattgtaattataatttcaagGTAAGACTAATGGGATGCCAAGACTTGGCAGAAGAAGTGCCTGGGCGCACGAAAAGGGAGCACCCAGCAAGTCCAGATTTACGTAGTTTTGTTAAGGGAGTTACAGGACGTAGTTCAAGCAAATCATACAGCGTTAAAGATGAAACAAGTAGTAAGTTCTTGTATCGCGTGCTCCTGTAATCGTTAGGATACGTTAACGTGTGCGTCTGTTATAGATGATATTATGGCAGTTATTAAACTGGACAACCAAACGGTAGCACAAACTAGTTGGCGGCCGTGTTCCCAGCAGGCTTGGGATCAGAGGTACATTTTTGTCATACACAGATTTATGTAAAAACCACATGCTCGGGATTCATTTTGCGACGGGGACACTTTAAATGTGTCAGTCTATATGAATGTATCATTTCCTTAGGTTTTCCATTGAACTAGATAAGTCAAGGGAACTTGAGATAGGCATTTATTGGAAAGATTGGAGATCCCTTTGCGCCGTGAAGTTCCTCCGTCTGGAGGAATTCATCGACGATGTGAGACACGGAATGGCTCTTCAGCTAGAGCCGCAAGGCCTTCTGTTTGCTGAGATTAAATTCCTGAATCCCATGATTTCGAGAAAGCCTAAACTGCAGCGGCAACGCAAGATCTTTAAGCAGCAAGTGAAGAACTTCCCAAGAGCCAATCAGATGAACATCAACGTTGCAACTTGGGGTAGACTACTAAAAAGATCGGCTCCGTCGTTGCATAATACTAGAAATTCTGAAAGTCCGCCATCAGGTACTTGCACATTCTATTATACTGTTAACGAACTAGTGTGGGTTGATGATactagtttttatttttcaggaCCGCAACCTTTGCAGCTCGTTTTTGATACCTCGATAGAAGATAAGCCCGAAACACCTGGAGAACTGCCTGATCCAGACAAAGGGGGATTGGGAGGTGCAAGACCTTTAGGTTTGTCAACTTCAAGCAGTAGTCCAACACTGCCACGTCCCCCGGAacatcctcctccaccaccacccACGGTCACGAAGAAACCTTCGATGCCAGCACCTCCACCACCACCAAAATTGGATCAGGAAGTAAGTCGTGTCAGGTTCATATTATCTTTAactgtatttcaattttaaataaggGACGATACTTTTAAGTAAGGATATATTTTATACCTCCTAGCAATTTTTCAATTATCCATGTTCTTCcaaaagtattttaaagttttgtaGTATCTTCTGTTATTCGAAGGGCTCAGGGTATGGTACACTGGTTATGGGTCAAAACCATGTAGAACACATGCATACAATGTATTATTATATTCAGTTAATTCCTTATATTTTCTAACGTCTGTATATAGTGATAATACTATATTTCGCCAGGGCATGTTAGCGTATATTATatactagtaataataatttacacTTATCGCTTTGGAAGTACTACGAATGTACGGTTTTTATAGGcactttgaaaattttagaaTGCTATTTATAAAGTACGGCAAACCATAGGACGCTTGAAGCAtatcgatttttatttattgtttacgTATAATTCTTTTTAGTTTCCAATTCCACCGGCTTCTTTTATGCATAGCAATTTTCGCAAAGTACAGCGTCAGTGCGAAACGGGCGCATTGAAATTTGCAACGTGCGTTGTGCCATGCGCAATATCCCTTCGGCAGAATTGTAACAAACTCCCTTTAGTAGTTGGTGCTCGTTTTTCAAGTTGCCATTAAACGTCCGTAAAACACTTGAAAGTATATTGAAATCTACAGTAGTTTTTAGAGCTAAGCAGATAGTAATGTAGTTGCAGAGTGCATTAAGGGAGTTTGATTTCCTGCACAACGAGGAAAAAGGGGGGCCTCAGGGCGCAAATTTGAGGCCTCTTGTTACAGAGCCTCGTCCTGTGCTGATTGCACCACCCTCTCCACGCACACCCTCGCCCCAACCTGTCGTCGAGTTTCCTGAAGATGAGGTACATACCTCTTTTACACGCAGCTTTATTTATTCTCTTTTCTATTTCACACCTTCATTACTTTCACATTAAATATAAAAGCCACACTTTGTATTCATTATAACTCATAGTAAAATAACAAACTCTTAGTAAGTCTTACTGTCTCAATAGGTTGTTTAGAAAAAGCATGTCACTCAAACGTTTGCATGTACGTGTGTGTATACTTCGTACGTAAGCTTCTAATACTGTACTTGTACATGATTTATGCGATGCCATATTTATCTTGCTTCTAACACAAACATTATAACATGACAGCTGTAGGTACTTATATAACAGTCACTCAGAATACTTCTAAACGCGTAGAATGTATGTAAACTTTGTGAATTAAGTATACTAATAACGTGCGAGTAATTACATTTTAAAACTCATTACAGTTAACACATACCTGTGACATATTAAATAACAATACttaatactattaattaattcctgaatATGTAATGTTAATGCAAATGTTACAGTACGATAGATATATTCTCAGACGAATGCTTTAACGATTGTAGGTCGTGTACGAAATGCCGACTAAAATGACTCAATACAGGGACAGTGCGTACGAGTCCAGAAGACATTCGCAACTTACTGGAATGACCATAGACAACTTTAGGCTACTTTCAGTCCTTGGCCGTGGCCACTTTGGGAAAGTAATTCTGTCGCAGTACAGAAACACAGGAGAATACTTCGCCATCAAGGCGCTGAAAAAGGGTGATATAATAGCAAGAGATGAAGTAGAATCATTGCTCTCAGAGAAAAGAATATTCGAGGTGGCTAACGCTACGCGTCATCCTTTCCTCGTGAACCTGTTTGCATGTTTTCAAACCGAGGTACGAATTGTTTCGTTTGCATTTACAACAGGTGCTTCGTTCGAGACAATCGGAAATAAAGGTGTTATTCTTCATAGGCACATGTATGTTTTGTGATGGAATATGCAGCTGGAGGTGATCTAATGATGCATATACACGCGGATGTGTTTGGCGAGCCACGAGCTGTGTTTTATTCAGCTTGCGTTGTGTTAGGATTGCAATATTTGCACGAGAGTAAAATTATTTACAGGTAAGCGTCGGAGGATTTCTCTCCAAGTTGTTTATAATACTTTTGTGCTGAACGTATAATGACAAAGGATTCTTCTAAATTTCTAGAGATTTGAAATTAGATAATTTATTATTGGACACGGAGGGCTATGTGAAGATCGCTGATTTTGGTTTATGCAAAGAAGGAATGGGGTATGGGGATAGAACAGGAACGTTCTGCGGTACCCCAGAGTTCTTGGCGCCTGAGGTTCTCACGGAAACTTCGTACACTCGTGCTGTAGATTGGTGGGGCCTTGGTGTATTGATATTTGAAATGCTTGTTGGTGAGGTGAGTTCAATATAATTCAGTGATCATACGTTGCCATTCGTCACACTGACCGACACCTGCCTTGTTTAGTCACCGTTCCCTGGCGATGACGAGGAAGAAGTTTTTGACTCCATTGTGAACGATGAAGTTCGCTATCCAAGATTCCTTTCTTTGGAAGCAATAGCAATAATGCGCAGGGTAAATGCTGCTCTTTTTTAACATCCTTCACACATGCCAAACatcgaataatttttataatttacgcCTTATTGTAGTTGCTAAGGAAAAACCCTGATAGAAGACTGGGTAGTAGTGAAAGAGATGCAGAGGATGTTAAAAAGCAAGCGTTCTTTAGGCACATAGCGTGGGATGATTTACTTTTAAGACGCGTGAAGCCACCGTTTGTTCCAGTGATTGTAAGTATAAAATTTCGTATAGATTGAAATCGTGTGAATGTACGGCTACATTGCATTCGCACTTGCATTTCAGGACTCTGTGGAAGATGTCAGTAATTTTGATGAGGAATTTACATCAGAAAAACCCCAGTTGACACCACCTAAAGATCCTAGACCACTTAACGATTTAGAGCAAAGTCTATTTAAGGATTTTACATACATGGCTGACTGGTGCTAGCCAGAATAATAATGTTGATCgtcttttttgttaaatttgatACGAAAATCATTTAGTATTCTATTAACTTTTGCAAACGTCATTTAGGGGCAATTGAATCGCAATCAATAACGCCggtaattatataattatacgtTTAATCGTCAAAATAATATGTCCCACATTTCATAATGTTATGTACTGTACAGATGTTTTATTTTTAGTATCACGATGCGATCAGAtgtagagaattaaaaaaaaaaattatgttctaCCGTTGAATCTcaggtttttaattaatatatgaaTTTCAGGCTTTTAACTTGTAGTTTATACGTTCAGGTTTACATTTATCGTAATTAACTTTCAATATACAATGTAAGAGGTATTTGTAGTCATTCGGGATACTCTCGTATTCACAATTAACCAACCGAAAGGCAGAAAAGgaaacataaattatacatGTACTTTTATTACATGCCCATATTTTGATACGAACCTATTGCTGTTTGGAGTCGGAATTTATAAAGACTTTTTATCGCTTCATCAAAAACGTGTCGAGTCTCGCGATCAGAATTCTAAATACCGACCAATACGTCTGAAATTCTTTCCGCTTAGAGCGAAATATCGTTTTACAAATCTTCGTCGTTCGCGTGTCAATTTTACGTACGATATAATCATATTTCAACCACTTCAGATTCGCATTCTCGTACAACGTGAAGGATATTTATCATATAAACACGTTAGGATTCACAAAGTGCAGGAAATAAATCAAAATGTAGTTGTACTTGCTCATGCTCAtgtgataaaataattaaacgaaGGGATGGCACTACGTGCAGGTATCTAAATCACATGTACCTAATCATTGTCGTAATTAAAGGTTGACACCAGTTATTTACAGTTAGCTACATGTAATCCGAGGGTAACTTTGTTTCTTTTAACAGACAAATTTCTACAGGTTTGATTCCTATGTAATCTTATTCACCGTGTACTCCATTATTTAGTTACACATGCTCGCGTTTTCTATACGTGATAGGACACTTATGGTGTTCTAGTGCtatactttgtaaatatgtaacgAAAAGTCGAGAAGTAATAACGCATAAGATCCATTAAGTACAATAGCTTAGCTTGGCATATTATACTACTAATGTATCACAAGGGTAACACGAGCTCGTAGTAGCACATCGTTAGTACTTCTTTAAttagttttccttttttttttcaattatgacTACCTTGTACAATCACCACACAAATATATGCGTTACGTCTTAGTTGCTGAAATAGTTTCATACTAACTACGTTTCAATGCCTTTTTAGAATCTTTCTCCTCTACGTcatgtaaatttatttaaaatagtgAATTCGTATTCTCCTGTAAGCAATTTCGGAAAGTATCGTTAGCAATACATGAAATACTAGTTAATTTTAAGAGtcacacttctctggcaacgtaTAACTACATCAATGATTTCTTCATTAATAACATTATCAACTCATTTGCTTCATTAATTTGTTACATCATTCTTTAAataagatattttaaaattggcgtGTGAACTTTGTATAAGAGAACCGTTTAAATGGAACCATTCGAACAATACAAAATACTTCTGCTTATGGAAATTCGTATTATATTTTGCAAAAGAAACTCATAGGAGAACAATGAGTAATTGATCATATCTATAAATTACTATGCTGTGAATCAGAGTTGAgcattattcgaaataaaaatttattcgaataacaccCAATTCTGGCTATGATAGCAATAAGACACGGTTTCATTTGGAATTCTCTTGCATTGTGGGCTTTGTCGTGCGAAATTGAGATCATCATACATCTTCTTGAGAAACAGTATTTACAATGGTAAAACGGAGAGCTAATTGTATCACTTGTGATAGTTTCGAGTACACCTCGAATTCTAGTTGCCTTAATGCACTAATAAATCAATAACCGTTTGGTAACTATTTTTTACCGAGAGACCTTGTATATTAAAATGCAACCTACTTATACAAAGGTGCTCATGTAACACATTATGCGTAATGTGCCTGTTTTTATATAATTCTCATATACGTATAAGTTCTAATATTTAGCCgagtaattataaagtactttAATTAAAATACACAAGGGCGCTGAAGATCATGTAACATTTCGTTGTGTAATGGACAAGAAAATATATAACCCTAAGATTCTAGAAGATCTTTAATAACGGTACTCCGATTCGAAAGATACAACATTCTGGTAATATTTGAAAGGCGTTTATTTTTATACTTcgtaaataattagttacattaCCTTTACTTATCCAACTGCCAAAACATATATCTCGCGTGATGAGTCGTTCTGCACTGAAACATATTTTCTTGTCGAtgcattaattatattattatgttaCACTTAAaacgtatgtatacatatacagtgcATATATACAATATAGACGCAAGTGAAACAAATCACGAACGTAAGTGTCTTCTACGAGAGTGAAACTCTTTTATGTTTAGCGAAACTTGAAAACTGAAATATCGTTCGAAGGATAATAATTTGgaaatgtatgtatatatcacACAAGTGTcgtaaatttttttgtagataGATCTATTTTTAACACTCAAAGTAGAAACCTTGTTAGAGTATACTTTCGttacttatttttatatatacaaaCTAACGTAGCGCTGTTAAGTTCGTAACCTGTAGTTGAAATGTTCACTATATTTATCGAATAGCAATGAAACAGCATGTGCCTCGTAGTGTTTACTAAATCATATATAAAGTTAATGTCCCTACGTAAAGAATGCCGACAGAATACCTTCAGGaggtaatttatttaacatacacgTTTACAGTGGCAGCTTAATACATATCACTTCAAGTAGCTAAGTAACTTTTAGTGGTACTTCTAAACTTTACAACATTTCGAATACATATAGGTAATACTTTGAATAATAAACAGTTAAAAGCAATATACAATTATTCTGTATTTAATTGCTTCGCATCCTTTAGGAAATTATACGTTGATTAAATCATCCTTCTAAATGGAATAAAAGCTTTATTCATTTGTCACGTTACTGCTGTTGCTCACACCAGGTTCTGTATCTTTATCGCTGCTCTCGGTACTCAAAGATTTCGCCAATTCGTACAAGTTGGAAGTATTCTTCCTAATCTCCTTTTCTAAATTCgactttctctcttctttctccttCATCAACT is part of the Andrena cerasifolii isolate SP2316 chromosome 1, iyAndCera1_principal, whole genome shotgun sequence genome and harbors:
- the LOC143367299 gene encoding uncharacterized protein LOC143367299, with translation MYRRQGSPGNGQPPPWLVRAEVTIRHGTPVTSESGQTPVGVSSTVTDSNGLRMIYRWNTTQSTPTSTVSASVPAPESAPRPTPSSASSSFGFQRGNILFTSTPPPRPSPGSFTIPRSGSSGNEESLSSRGRGANVSDSGYNSEQFSPQSYSSLPSRRPSQQYNRRCKSTCSIVLSAVDAADGSKKETTSKIATSESVRHSYDNSWRHHSSHQHVFSRHQFNTLPEVSEEGAEGGSAVTTHFCSKDKVIKSTAISKDASSQTTDIESKESSSTVVSKSKIRRKATGLYHADEQKKKRQENLSPSTPTETTSIGPSGDSEKSDSSTKDDSLKRKSRTVHIDVYCTGSDDDNNSDSSTENERDTPLTVFENPDVKVIHTQAPSNALPRGFQDDKAFLKRATERGCDSFKHAPIRMPSLASSKGYDSDDVLSSLYPSQFSSYSALRDLDSAPLSAASSNAGIPFDYDSTIATSSKDTFSDIESLVNSKTDLTPCDSFEYASSSDRERIRRMEEIWAKSEKERRNQRWRSPQIERKYLLQNRKMREYLEKHEVGWSSADSAEDSDESGTVGWSFVSSEESQRLLRKTSTIRRASKSTTEYSEKDGTDTRENEPLQKNSQADRSDSMTRSDHIPHPYTLRDQVGPFGSNSPSPHPSKMPSRVTSPFMTPQGERTDHIIKASIFGTVVSAFRKPGHHIGPSKNPSCSCEHCRRYFEELNSRDSSRSVSEFERRTGIRLQSERNIVRPVPKNYK
- the Pkn gene encoding serine/threonine-protein kinase N isoform X4 gives rise to the protein MSFIPVRGKGKKSNMCRHLRATKACAPKYFWTCIAPCTGDYIRHPVLYELSSKYGVAVSDQVPLPARLDELREHIRRQIRKELKIKAGAEKLRVVATDRKALSDAATIVKKANSKLNELQAELQQLESQIILTQGQPQSPQQNHSNGQDTPLSPMGPSSPSQEGLFTDLRLLSLEKQLNIELKVKQGAENMIQSLTSGRDKKLLQEAQQMLDDSRAKIEFLRMRIMKVRQARQQQHARGDAPPPNGETTSNKDRYEPSLELALEERVEELRHRLRIEAAVVEGAKNVIRLLQSAKVADKKALTEAQASLAESSRKLDLLRLSLELRRQELPPDSGTAAQLKRELASVQSASPVPVTYTSLQPFRGPLEGRATVPASVSRCAAVTGQLEVRLMGCQDLAEEVPGRTKREHPASPDLRSFVKGVTGRSSSKSYSVKDETSNDIMAVIKLDNQTVAQTSWRPCSQQAWDQRFSIELDKSRELEIGIYWKDWRSLCAVKFLRLEEFIDDVRHGMALQLEPQGLLFAEIKFLNPMISRKPKLQRQRKIFKQQVKNFPRANQMNINVATWGRLLKRSAPSLHNTRNSESPPSGPQPLQLVFDTSIEDKPETPGELPDPDKGGLGGARPLGLSTSSSSPTLPRPPEHPPPPPPTVTKKPSMPAPPPPPKLDQEVVYEMPTKMTQYRDSAYESRRHSQLTGMTIDNFRLLSVLGRGHFGKVILSQYRNTGEYFAIKALKKGDIIARDEVESLLSEKRIFEVANATRHPFLVNLFACFQTEAHVCFVMEYAAGGDLMMHIHADVFGEPRAVFYSACVVLGLQYLHESKIIYRDLKLDNLLLDTEGYVKIADFGLCKEGMGYGDRTGTFCGTPEFLAPEVLTETSYTRAVDWWGLGVLIFEMLVGESPFPGDDEEEVFDSIVNDEVRYPRFLSLEAIAIMRRLLRKNPDRRLGSSERDAEDVKKQAFFRHIAWDDLLLRRVKPPFVPVIDSVEDVSNFDEEFTSEKPQLTPPKDPRPLNDLEQSLFKDFTYMADWC
- the Pkn gene encoding serine/threonine-protein kinase N isoform X3, which produces MAESSYYQGDYIRHPVLYELSSKYGVAVSDQVPLPARLDELREHIRRQIRKELKIKAGAEKLRVVATDRKALSDAATIVKKANSKLNELQAELQQLESQIILTQGQPQSPQQNHSNGQDTPLSPMGPSSPSQEGLFTDLRLLSLEKQLNIELKVKQGAENMIQSLTSGRDKKLLQEAQQMLDDSRAKIEFLRMRIMKVRQARQQQHARGDAPPPNGETTSNKDRYEPSLELALEERVEELRHRLRIEAAVVEGAKNVIRLLQSAKVADKKALTEAQASLAESSRKLDLLRLSLELRRQELPPDSGTAAQLKRELASVQSASPVPVTYTSLQPFRGPLEGRATVPASVSRCAAVTGQLEVRLMGCQDLAEEVPGRTKREHPASPDLRSFVKGVTGRSSSKSYSVKDETSNDIMAVIKLDNQTVAQTSWRPCSQQAWDQRFSIELDKSRELEIGIYWKDWRSLCAVKFLRLEEFIDDVRHGMALQLEPQGLLFAEIKFLNPMISRKPKLQRQRKIFKQQVKNFPRANQMNINVATWGRLLKRSAPSLHNTRNSESPPSGPQPLQLVFDTSIEDKPETPGELPDPDKGGLGGARPLGLSTSSSSPTLPRPPEHPPPPPPTVTKKPSMPAPPPPPKLDQELQSALREFDFLHNEEKGGPQGANLRPLVTEPRPVLIAPPSPRTPSPQPVVEFPEDEVVYEMPTKMTQYRDSAYESRRHSQLTGMTIDNFRLLSVLGRGHFGKVILSQYRNTGEYFAIKALKKGDIIARDEVESLLSEKRIFEVANATRHPFLVNLFACFQTEAHVCFVMEYAAGGDLMMHIHADVFGEPRAVFYSACVVLGLQYLHESKIIYRDLKLDNLLLDTEGYVKIADFGLCKEGMGYGDRTGTFCGTPEFLAPEVLTETSYTRAVDWWGLGVLIFEMLVGESPFPGDDEEEVFDSIVNDEVRYPRFLSLEAIAIMRRLLRKNPDRRLGSSERDAEDVKKQAFFRHIAWDDLLLRRVKPPFVPVIDSVEDVSNFDEEFTSEKPQLTPPKDPRPLNDLEQSLFKDFTYMADWC
- the Pkn gene encoding serine/threonine-protein kinase N isoform X1; the encoded protein is MSFIPVRGKGKKSNMCRHLRATKACAPKYFWTCIAPCTGDYIRHPVLYELSSKYGVAVSDQVPLPARLDELREHIRRQIRKELKIKAGAEKLRVVATDRKALSDAATIVKKANSKLNELQAELQQLESQIILTQGQPQSPQQNHSNGQDTPLSPMGPSSPSQEGLFTDLRLLSLEKQLNIELKVKQGAENMIQSLTSGRDKKLLQEAQQMLDDSRAKIEFLRMRIMKVRQARQQQHARGDAPPPNGETTSNKDRYEPSLELALEERVEELRHRLRIEAAVVEGAKNVIRLLQSAKVADKKALTEAQASLAESSRKLDLLRLSLELRRQELPPDSGTAAQLKRELASVQSASPVPVTYTSLQPFRGPLEGRATVPASVSRCAAVTGQLEVRLMGCQDLAEEVPGRTKREHPASPDLRSFVKGVTGRSSSKSYSVKDETSNDIMAVIKLDNQTVAQTSWRPCSQQAWDQRFSIELDKSRELEIGIYWKDWRSLCAVKFLRLEEFIDDVRHGMALQLEPQGLLFAEIKFLNPMISRKPKLQRQRKIFKQQVKNFPRANQMNINVATWGRLLKRSAPSLHNTRNSESPPSGPQPLQLVFDTSIEDKPETPGELPDPDKGGLGGARPLGLSTSSSSPTLPRPPEHPPPPPPTVTKKPSMPAPPPPPKLDQELQSALREFDFLHNEEKGGPQGANLRPLVTEPRPVLIAPPSPRTPSPQPVVEFPEDEVVYEMPTKMTQYRDSAYESRRHSQLTGMTIDNFRLLSVLGRGHFGKVILSQYRNTGEYFAIKALKKGDIIARDEVESLLSEKRIFEVANATRHPFLVNLFACFQTEAHVCFVMEYAAGGDLMMHIHADVFGEPRAVFYSACVVLGLQYLHESKIIYRDLKLDNLLLDTEGYVKIADFGLCKEGMGYGDRTGTFCGTPEFLAPEVLTETSYTRAVDWWGLGVLIFEMLVGESPFPGDDEEEVFDSIVNDEVRYPRFLSLEAIAIMRRLLRKNPDRRLGSSERDAEDVKKQAFFRHIAWDDLLLRRVKPPFVPVIDSVEDVSNFDEEFTSEKPQLTPPKDPRPLNDLEQSLFKDFTYMADWC
- the Pkn gene encoding serine/threonine-protein kinase N isoform X2, coding for MSFIPVRGKGKKSNMCRHLRATKACAPKYFWTCIAPCTGDYIRHPVLYELSSKYGVAVSDQVPLPARLDELREHIRRQIRKELKIKAGAEKLRVVATDRKALSDAATIVKKANSKLNELQAELQQLESQIILTQGQPQSPQQNHSNGQDTPLSPMGPSSPSQEGLFTDLRLLSLEKQLNIELKVKQGAENMIQSLTSGRDKKLLQEAQQMLDDSRAKIEFLRMRIMKVRQARQQQHARGDAPPPNGETTSNKDRYEPSLELALEERVEELRHRLRIEAAVVEGAKNVIRLLQSAKVADKKALTEAQASLAESSRKLDLLRLSLELRRQELPPDSGTAAQLKRELASVQSASPVPVTYTSLQPFRGPLEGRATVPASVSRCAAVTGQLEVRLMGCQDLAEEVPGRTKREHPASPDLRSFVKGVTGRSSSKSYSVKDETSNDIMAVIKLDNQTVAQTSWRPCSQQAWDQRFSIELDKSRELEIGIYWKDWRSLCAVKFLRLEEFIDDVRHGMALQLEPQGLLFAEIKFLNPMISRKPKLQRQRKIFKQQVKNFPRANQMNINVATWGRLLKRSAPSLHNTRNSESPPSGPQPLQLVFDTSIEDKPETPGELPDPDKGGLGGARPLGLSTSSSSPTLPRPPEHPPPPPPTVTKKPSMPAPPPPPKLDQESALREFDFLHNEEKGGPQGANLRPLVTEPRPVLIAPPSPRTPSPQPVVEFPEDEVVYEMPTKMTQYRDSAYESRRHSQLTGMTIDNFRLLSVLGRGHFGKVILSQYRNTGEYFAIKALKKGDIIARDEVESLLSEKRIFEVANATRHPFLVNLFACFQTEAHVCFVMEYAAGGDLMMHIHADVFGEPRAVFYSACVVLGLQYLHESKIIYRDLKLDNLLLDTEGYVKIADFGLCKEGMGYGDRTGTFCGTPEFLAPEVLTETSYTRAVDWWGLGVLIFEMLVGESPFPGDDEEEVFDSIVNDEVRYPRFLSLEAIAIMRRLLRKNPDRRLGSSERDAEDVKKQAFFRHIAWDDLLLRRVKPPFVPVIDSVEDVSNFDEEFTSEKPQLTPPKDPRPLNDLEQSLFKDFTYMADWC